DNA from Eucalyptus grandis isolate ANBG69807.140 chromosome 5, ASM1654582v1, whole genome shotgun sequence:
aaataagaagaaaatgacaagatAATACTTccttaaaatgaaaagaaatttgtatTCATGATGACCTCTTAGTTGTTGATCAATTGAGAATTGAAGATTTTATtttgatcaataaaaaaaattccactaaaatttaaaatattattaaataaatttatggaaAAGTTATATTGGGCGGCAGAAGATAAGAGTTTTGAAgtgttttaaatgaaaaaaaaaaaagtcaaaatgcatGAACTACACAAACCAAATAAAATGTTAAGAAATCAATCCGAAATACATAAATCTATAGATTCTTGGGTTGTCAATTTTCTCCTTCTTTATGCTGTATTTTTTAAGGACTTTAACTACTACCTGTATtataaataattacttgttGACTTGAAAGGTCTTGGCTTATAATCACTTGGAAAAAAACGAAGCATCCTATCAATAGGTGAAGTTTCCTAACATGGTTTAGAAGAATCCAGGCAACAGTACAGCCCatcattcttctctctctctctctctctctaggatcAACAACCGTTTACTTGGACAAAAGCCCTCAACCTTTGTTTAGTATTTTGTGATTTAAAATGTGGGGCCAGATTGTTAATGCCCACCATTCACGGGGTCATGATCCATGATTGGCTTCCTAGTGAAAGAATGTGATGTCGCCGTGTGTTCGCCGTGTGTTTCTAATGGAAAATGCGAGAATATAAGTTAAgatagataaaaagaaaagaaggggggCAGAACTTCATAAGGACGACctgaaattttgagaaaaattattcaaaaaatcataaatctatatTGTACTGTCATTAATTCAATTCAGAATCTTTTAATTGTGATAcattagtcctaaaattttttagaattattaatttttccataaatattttaattgttccgatttagtcataaatcattcgataatttatcaatttattcttaattcttttaacaatttgccaatttagttctttcggccaattttgacaaTAAATCGTTAGTGGTTTGGTTAGTATATACTGTCGTACATGACAAAACTTGCATTGACTTAGACAATTTTCATGATTCAAATGCAAAGTTAGTTAAAAATTAGATCAACTTAGACATTGTTATTAGATCGATATATCTTGATGATAGTACAAATAAATCTCCTAGATCAAAGGATGACTATTTGGTACGTTGAGGATTTGCTTGTTGGATCCTTCTCGCATTTGGATAGGAGATAAAGATCTTTTAAAAGGAAGTTTTGCCagaatcttggaatttcatCCGTAAGATCaattgagaaggaaaaaaaatattaatttgagtGAATGTGAAAGATAAAGCAAGATGAGAAAAAATGTTCACTCCAATGAATTTGGTTTCGTTAGGTGAATTATAGTATAACATTTGGACTTTATCcctttcaatatatatatatataagaggttaatatcctaaaaaaatctcaaactaatgcacttataataaatttacccaaaactaatttttttaccataaaaaaacccaaaactggtaaatttttgacaaatttaccataaactgatacacatatgacaaattaaCACTATGTTAATTTCCGTTCaattttactatcaaaattttttttttttttggtcgcaatttttactatcaaattactaagttgaatAACATGTGACAGTTAATTGGATACCGATTTACGATTCTACTCTTCATTTGTCACggttatacaatttttgtgattttttgtggtattaatccaatttaatggagggtatatttgtcgcaaatgtaccaatttagggtttttggtaattaaataaattaggtTGAGGTAAATTTGGTACAGGTATACCGATTTCAGGTTTTTTTATGGTCgattggggtaaatttgtcacatgtgtactagtttgaggtttttcatggtaaaaaattagtcttggataaatttgttacacaTGTAcctatttaggatttttcaggatattaactttaaaaaaaaaatattcattcttttttttttcttttttaagttccCCAACTACCAGCAAAAGTAAATATCATGACGACATTACAAGCACATCatcaatttggccaaaaaataggGAAAACTAACAACAGCAAAAAAACGAAGACAAGAGTCGcttcaaatatataatattcacTTCTCCTgctaattttatttgaaatgattcatttttttttattatattcattgCATATAACATTAAAACAATCAATCATTGGAAAATGTAAAGGATTTTTTTGTAGATTGCTTAACAAGAGCCTTGATAACAAACGTCAACAcattgcttttaaaaaaatgcttttgcggCACTTTGAATAGCTgttaattctgaaaaaaaaaaagaagctgtgAATTAAGGGGTTAAGCGCTTTTATAATCAACATTTCATCCATTCAATTATATGACTTCAACTCAAAGTAATTTGAGAGCCCACCCGCAGCCCTTTTTAAGAGTCGTGTCCAATACACATGAGTGGTTGGAACATTCCCATACACTTATtgagggaaaattattcaataacgatggccaatttaattttaaattttaaattatgttaatttaattataaatcttttaattacgctaatttattcataaacgtattgacgatttgtcaattcaattttcaacattttaataatttgtcaatctAGTATTTGAGTGATATCCGGCAAAAATTACCCGAAAGGACTATGTTGTCGACTcgttttaaaaatttaggactaaattagtaaatagtcaaaatatttataactaaattagcatgattaaaaggtttatgaccaaATTGGTTATTGTACAATAGGTTCAATATTATATTTGCATAATCGAAATTTTTTAGACTTAAATTAGCTATTGTAacataaattatgatttttagGACAATTATCCTCACTTATCAAGATTCATCGGACTCACCAAATTTCGAGATGCCCATCAGTGAGAATGCGGAGAAATAAAGTAATAAACATCTGAAAACAAACAATGATCCAGCTACACCACGTCCGACCGCGTTGCGTCCCCAGATCCCGCCGCCCACTATTCACATCCAGACACGAACTGCTGTCTCCACAGCACCGCGTGCCAAACAAGTTTCCCATCCATATATAAACACCTTCCAAGCTCTGCTCATTCTCACAGATCATCCTAAAACAGAGACAGCTTTCTGATCCTTTTTGTACACATCCAGCTCAGCAAAATCTGAGAAAGGCCCCATACAAAGCTAAGCCCCATTTCATCAGTCATCTCACACCCTGCACACtctcttttcatcttctctcaTTTATCCTTTTGCAGCTGCAAGACTTTCTCAAAGCAAACACTACTCAGCTAGAGAGTGAGAAAAGATGCCGAGGAAGACGTCCGGGGTTTCTCGCCGCGCGTGGAACCTCCTGCGCCTGGCGCTGCTCTGGGCGAGGAAAGGCGGGGCGTTCAAGTTGCAGCTCCGCCTTGTGCCCAAGTTCCTCAAGACCATCGGCCAGGCGACGCCGCGCAGCCAGATCTGGTACAGGGAGCGCGAGCTCTCCTTTGATAAGACCCCGGTTGTCCACGTGAAGATGCATCGCCCGGGGTCGATGCGGTTTCCCTTGCCGCACATACCGTGCATAAATCCCCACGTCGATTTTGACCCAGAGTTTGACGAGGACGACCGACTGTGCTATGGGTATGAAGCCGTGAGGCAGAGCTTCCTTGAAAACGGAGGCGAAGAGGGAACTCATTTCGATGAGGAGCAGGCGGAGGATGGAAGAGTGGAAATTGAGGAAGATCGAGGGATCGACACAAGAGCAGAGCAGTTCATAGCTAAATTCTATGAACAAACGAAGTTGCAAAGGCAAATTTCATACCTTCAGTACAATGAGATGCTAAACCAAAGCGCGAGCTAATCCTCATTCAGCATTTATGATTTTCGCACCACATTCCATTTTTGTCAATgtatttttgtaaaagagtCGCGGCACATCGTAAATAGTGCAAAGTTCTTGAGAgtttcattaatttcttttccacaGCTTTGGTGACTGATTTCTTTGGTAAGAGACAACCAGACCACCTCAAATGTCTTAGCATATGATGCAAATAGAGATGAGAAGAACTTCAGAACAAAAATCATTCTGCATCAGCTAAGCAACTCTTTTGCAGGTTCGGTACATGCTCTTTGGGTTCAAGCCCCAAGGCTCCAAATTCACCTCTAGTGCATGACGAAGGAAAACGAAAAGCAGATCAAAATTCTGCTCGAGAATTAAAATTGCTTTGAAAAGATTTAGCAAAGCCAGAATTCCCACCCGACCCCAAAAAACTAGAATTTCCTTAATCTTTTCACAAGTCAATCATGCACATGTTGTAGGGCAAAAAAGGGGCCTTACATTGTTGGATTACTCATTCAATATATTACAACGATCAAAAAATATGACATATCTTAGAAGGGTACATAATTGTTATTTGCAATACCTCTGGTGAGACTCAAGCTTGCCGGCGTCGAGTAAGGTTGAGCTCGTTGATTTGGCAAGGTTGAGGTCTCGCCAATTTGGCGAGACTTGAGCTCATCGGCATCAAGTGAGATTGAGCTCTTTGCttatctagcgaggccgagacCTCATTGACGTGtggcaagggtcgagcctcaccaattTGTGGAGGTTCAAGCTTGCCAGCGTCGGGCGAGCTTAATCTCGCCAATCTTGAGCTTGCCTGTGGCCAATTGCCGGCCGTCAATGTGGTCGATGGCCAGcctaagaagaagaaaattaaaaagtatattttttaaaaataaaaataattaaaaattcaatttttaaaaaaataactaaaaattgtcaattaaatttgtattgcatgaaagtattttagcaatatcattttgaaaaaaatcataagaaataagctttcttaggtttagttaaatgtcaatataatttttaaattgatgTTATAtatgaagagcttaaagtgaaTCAAATGAGTGGGgctaatttaacataaattgaGTTGAATATTAATATGTTTCGGTAATATGGGTTCGGTCGGGTATAGTCAAGTCGGGTATGGGTCATCAAGTTTACATTGCATGAAAATGGGTCTAAACAGATTATATGGGTCAATATGGGTTGGACCATTTTTGACTTGACCCAAACCCAACCTGACCCATTCATTTGACAGCcttataaaaaatatcaaaactcatttattgAACCATAACAGAGTAACAACCTCACAGatttttgtttatcttttacATAATTAATTACATGCAATATAAAGTGCGGagtaatccaatttaatagTTGGGTAGTTTTAATACATCGATCCTTGTACTTGCAATCTTATATGATATACGAGTGTATCCATCAATTAACAATTTTATTGCAACCAATCCGgccaagttttgatattttgttatagcattttttattttatctcatgGAATGCTCATGACTCCTTAAAGTTCAATTGCGAAATATCGTTATTCATTGGCCTAATCTATGAGATTTCAACatggaaaaagaacataattacACCAAATCGATGATACGTAGATGTTATATGTAGTGTTTGGAGTGTATCCATCAATTAACAATTTTATTGCAACCAATCCGgccaagttttgatattttgttatagcattttttattttatctcatgGAATGCTCATGACTCCTTAAAGTTCAATTGCGAAATATCGTTATTCATTGGCCTAATCTGTGAGATTTCAACatggaaaaagaacataattacACCAAATCGATGATACATAGATGTTATATGTAGTGTTTAGAGTGTATCCATCAATTAACAATTTTATTGCAACCAATCCGGCCAAGTTTTGATATATTTTgttatagcattttttattttatctcatgGAATGCTCATGACTCCTTAAAGTTCAATTGCGAAATATCATTATTCATTGGCCTAATCTATGAGATTTCAACatggaaaaagaacataattacACCAAATCGATGATACGTAGATGTTATATGTAGTGTTTGGCATTTACCTTTAATTTTTAGTCGGATGAAATCGCTTTGGTGTGAGGCCATGTGCTTTCATAATAAAATCTTGACCATGTAACTCTTACTTTTGCAATTGCAAACAttgagattaatttttatttacaaCTAAAATGTGAGAAACATAATGCACTGAATAAGAGGATTACtaaaatataaactaaataaggaaaaatatctGAGATAGGTATAaattggaaatcaaaagatttagtcAAATTGACGTGATTGTTTATCTAATTTTATCctactcaagaagaaataatatCGATAGTAAGACAATAAATGCACTATTGAAGAAAGCACCATCTTCTCTGTCTTCTAGAATTCTCTCCATATTTCTTAGTCAcacatcatcaaagaaaaaccaATATAAAGCCTCCACATCACCTCTAGCCTTCTCTAGAATACTCCATCtagttgttaaaaaaattagatatttgTATTAGAAGAATGTGGAAGGCCAGAAAGTTTGTTTAAACCCCAACTTTGGCCACCTATATAAAAGAGCAAGGGCTTCATGTTTGGGGTGTAGAGTAGAAAGGGCTCCATCATGGGTGTGTGTTGAGTCTTTTGCTTTTACGATAATAAGAGAAAGTTAATTATAGTCAAGCTTTTGAAATTCTACATGTACAATtccattttaattttagaaGTAAAACCAACTATTTTGTACCACATAATGAAAGAAGTGGTTGATGTCATGCTCGAATAGGGACTGATCTTCATGGATTGCAGAGTAGAGATTGGATTTACCATAATAAAGAGAGTACTAggttgagaaaaaaaatcatattgagGCGGTCCTTCCTAAACATTTGGTGGAATGAACCCATCCAAATTGAACAGTTTTGTCTGTGAACTTGGTGGCATCCACCTCCAATTCACGTAAATATTCTCGTATCTCGCCAAGTTTAAGGCCAGTATCATTGCCACTTGATTCTTGCTGGTCAATAGCATCTTGACAACCCACTTGATTCTCACCACTCAAGAAATAGCCCTCACCCATCTTACCATAATGGGGGCTTGAAAGGTCGGTATTTGCACAGCATTTTGAGA
Protein-coding regions in this window:
- the LOC104446731 gene encoding uncharacterized protein LOC104446731, producing MPRKTSGVSRRAWNLLRLALLWARKGGAFKLQLRLVPKFLKTIGQATPRSQIWYRERELSFDKTPVVHVKMHRPGSMRFPLPHIPCINPHVDFDPEFDEDDRLCYGYEAVRQSFLENGGEEGTHFDEEQAEDGRVEIEEDRGIDTRAEQFIAKFYEQTKLQRQISYLQYNEMLNQSAS